From Synechococcus sp. UW69, the proteins below share one genomic window:
- a CDS encoding efflux RND transporter permease subunit has protein sequence MSASNNFITRPVLSTVCSLLIVIVGLIAIPILPIENLPDIAPPTVKVQSTYVGADAVAVEQGVTSVLEQQINGVENMDFITSNSSSDGVSSISVSFESGTDGNINQVNVQNRVSLAEPQLPEEVRKSGVTVNKASNSILLVYNFVNEDPSKTEYSVETISGYLDKNLTDNVKRVKGVGDVTYFGNRKIAFRLWLDPEKLTANNLSATDVVNQLRSQNRLVPAGQIGGAPAPEGQEFTFTVQLQGRLTSTQEFENIILRTTDAGGLVRLKDVGRVELGGETYGIDAMDLNGTPSVGIAIYQLSGSNAIEVSNGVKDVLGEFEKTLPVGLGVQKIYDTTDFINQSIKGVTNSLRDAVILVVLILFLFLQNWKATLVPAIAIPVALIGTFALVLAFGFSLNQLTLFGLVLATGLVVDDAITVVEDTSAKKAEGMTSVQAAMETMDELFGAVIATSLVKMAVFLPVLFFPGATGTIYKQFAATILFSIGISTFNALTFSPMLSALLLSRETKELSRNQYTTAGVVLGFIYGLLSAGNGAAAALIPTVIGAVIGFIAGKITGLPLRLPFTAGGAAVGMITTGVIVTNPIPVVLFTAIGGGVGYFIPLIFTNFNRLYGGFEKRYATILDGVLKARPIVMAALAAGILLTGFAFTRIPGGFVPIEDQGYAIGFVQAPDGVSNAKTLEINRQVAEVMRSEDDISSAALFSGASLDGNAPNKGLFFIGMKHWDERPGKDHTVGAVVKRLNAKLYGAIDGGRVFVVEPPSIPGYGTGGGFEFQLLDQSSGVYSLNEFFGSAQQIIQTANTDPVLSQVRTLFSPQAPQYKIDVDREQMASLGVDFGSAMSAFSVNFGGAYVNDTFQEGKVRRVYVQADEVSRATPQRLSAIYVANAKGEQIPLSEFFTVKQTVGPSVIPHFNLYRSIKIDGTPKEGNSSGQAIGAMKQIFNTGSYQGLGFDWTGISREEVKAGSLAVVIFALGILAVFLVLSAQYESYTDPIIILLTVPTALLGALVFLGAAGQVLNIYAQVGLVMLIGLAGGNAILIVDLANQKMGEGASALEAATFSAKSRLRPILMTAISSLTGFLPLMLASGAGAQSQSSLGLVVFGGLLVATFLSTLVVPVFYVVMKTLLGQADAKPPEDGPTPTPQPS, from the coding sequence ATGTCTGCATCCAATAACTTCATTACCAGGCCTGTTCTCAGCACGGTCTGCAGCCTTTTGATTGTGATCGTCGGTTTGATCGCGATTCCGATCCTTCCGATCGAAAACCTTCCAGACATTGCTCCGCCAACGGTGAAGGTGCAGTCCACCTACGTGGGCGCCGATGCGGTTGCTGTTGAGCAGGGGGTGACCTCCGTTCTCGAGCAGCAGATCAACGGGGTGGAGAACATGGACTTCATCACCTCCAACAGCTCGTCGGACGGTGTTAGTTCGATCTCGGTGTCATTTGAAAGCGGCACCGACGGCAACATCAACCAGGTGAATGTTCAGAACCGTGTCTCCCTGGCGGAGCCGCAGTTGCCCGAGGAGGTGCGCAAGTCGGGTGTGACGGTCAACAAGGCCTCCAACTCGATCCTGCTTGTCTACAACTTCGTCAACGAAGACCCCTCCAAGACCGAATACTCGGTGGAGACGATCAGTGGATATCTCGATAAGAACCTCACCGACAACGTCAAGCGGGTGAAGGGCGTCGGCGACGTCACCTATTTCGGCAACAGAAAGATCGCCTTTCGGCTCTGGCTGGATCCGGAGAAACTGACGGCCAATAATCTCTCGGCCACAGATGTGGTCAATCAGCTGCGCAGTCAGAACCGTCTGGTGCCTGCTGGTCAGATTGGCGGTGCCCCTGCGCCTGAAGGCCAGGAGTTCACCTTCACCGTTCAGCTGCAGGGACGTCTGACCAGCACCCAGGAATTTGAGAACATCATTCTGAGAACCACCGATGCCGGTGGTCTGGTGCGGCTCAAGGATGTAGGCCGGGTGGAGCTCGGGGGTGAGACCTACGGCATCGATGCCATGGATCTCAACGGCACGCCTTCGGTGGGTATTGCCATTTACCAGCTCTCTGGCAGTAACGCCATTGAGGTCTCCAACGGCGTCAAGGACGTGCTGGGTGAGTTCGAGAAAACCCTGCCGGTCGGCCTCGGGGTGCAGAAGATCTACGACACCACCGACTTCATCAACCAGTCGATCAAAGGTGTGACCAACTCACTGCGGGATGCGGTGATTCTGGTGGTGCTGATTCTGTTCCTGTTCCTTCAGAACTGGAAGGCCACGCTTGTTCCCGCCATTGCGATTCCAGTGGCGTTGATCGGCACCTTCGCTTTGGTGCTGGCCTTCGGCTTCTCGCTCAACCAGCTCACACTGTTTGGTTTGGTGCTGGCCACCGGCCTCGTGGTTGACGATGCCATCACGGTGGTGGAAGACACCTCGGCCAAGAAGGCTGAGGGCATGACCTCCGTGCAGGCGGCCATGGAAACCATGGATGAGCTGTTCGGGGCTGTGATCGCCACATCTCTGGTGAAGATGGCGGTGTTCCTCCCGGTGCTGTTTTTCCCCGGTGCAACCGGCACGATCTACAAGCAGTTCGCCGCCACGATCCTCTTTTCGATCGGCATCTCCACCTTCAACGCGTTGACGTTCTCGCCGATGCTCTCGGCCCTGCTGCTGTCCCGCGAAACCAAGGAGCTCAGCCGCAATCAGTACACCACGGCCGGTGTTGTCCTTGGTTTCATCTACGGCCTGCTCAGTGCTGGCAATGGAGCCGCCGCCGCCCTGATCCCCACGGTGATCGGTGCCGTGATCGGCTTCATCGCAGGCAAGATCACCGGCCTGCCGCTGCGTCTTCCCTTCACCGCTGGTGGCGCTGCAGTGGGCATGATCACCACGGGGGTGATTGTCACCAATCCGATCCCTGTGGTGTTGTTCACCGCCATCGGTGGCGGTGTCGGCTACTTCATTCCCCTGATCTTCACCAACTTCAATCGCCTCTACGGCGGCTTTGAGAAGCGCTACGCCACGATCCTCGATGGCGTGCTGAAGGCTCGTCCGATTGTGATGGCGGCTCTGGCTGCCGGCATCCTGCTCACCGGTTTTGCCTTCACCCGCATCCCTGGTGGTTTTGTGCCGATTGAAGACCAGGGCTACGCCATCGGTTTCGTGCAGGCTCCTGATGGGGTCTCCAACGCGAAAACCCTCGAGATCAACCGTCAGGTGGCTGAAGTGATGCGCTCGGAAGACGACATCTCATCGGCTGCTTTGTTCAGTGGAGCCAGCCTCGATGGCAACGCCCCCAACAAGGGTCTGTTCTTCATCGGGATGAAGCATTGGGATGAACGCCCCGGTAAGGACCACACCGTGGGTGCTGTGGTGAAGCGTCTCAACGCCAAGTTGTACGGCGCGATTGATGGTGGTCGGGTGTTTGTGGTCGAGCCCCCGTCGATTCCTGGCTACGGCACCGGTGGCGGTTTCGAGTTCCAGCTGCTTGACCAGAGCAGTGGTGTGTATTCGCTGAATGAGTTTTTCGGGTCTGCCCAGCAGATCATTCAGACGGCGAACACCGATCCCGTTCTCAGTCAGGTTCGCACGTTGTTCTCCCCCCAGGCTCCGCAATACAAGATCGATGTTGACCGCGAGCAGATGGCCTCCCTCGGTGTTGACTTCGGTTCAGCCATGTCGGCCTTCAGTGTCAACTTCGGTGGTGCCTACGTGAACGACACCTTCCAGGAAGGCAAGGTGCGGCGGGTTTATGTGCAGGCGGATGAGGTGAGTCGGGCCACCCCACAGCGGCTGTCAGCCATCTACGTCGCCAATGCCAAGGGTGAACAGATCCCACTCTCGGAATTTTTCACCGTGAAGCAAACGGTGGGCCCGAGCGTCATTCCCCACTTCAACCTCTACCGCTCGATCAAGATTGACGGCACCCCCAAGGAGGGCAATAGCTCGGGTCAGGCGATCGGGGCGATGAAGCAGATCTTCAACACGGGTAGTTACCAAGGTCTCGGCTTCGACTGGACCGGTATCTCCCGAGAGGAAGTGAAGGCTGGATCCCTGGCGGTTGTGATCTTCGCCCTGGGCATCCTGGCTGTGTTCCTGGTGCTCTCCGCCCAGTACGAGAGCTACACCGATCCGATCATCATCTTGCTGACGGTGCCCACGGCCCTGTTGGGAGCGCTTGTGTTCCTTGGGGCGGCCGGTCAGGTGCTCAACATCTACGCCCAGGTGGGACTGGTGATGTTGATTGGTCTTGCGGGCGGCAACGCGATTCTCATCGTCGACCTGGCCAACCAGAAGATGGGAGAAGGGGCCTCGGCGCTGGAAGCTGCCACGTTCTCGGCCAAGTCGCGCTTGCGGCCCATTCTGATGACGGCGATTTCCTCCCTCACCGGTTTCTTGCCGTTGATGTTGGCCAGTGGTGCTGGTGCTCAGAGTCAGTCGTCTCTGGGTCTTGTTGTGTTTGGTGGTCTGCTGGTGGCCACCTTCCTTTCCACCTTGGTTGTTCCTGTCTTCTACGTGGTGATGAAGACCCTGCTGGGACAAGCCGATGCCAAGCCGCCTGAGGATGGCCCTACTCCCACCCCGCAACCAAGCTGA
- a CDS encoding tetratricopeptide repeat protein, producing MAGFGGPADKKGNKSSKKPQLNFQKWFNQAIYSHQTGRLREAESIYKKMIAAGTSDPAVFCNLGIICKNSGRMEEALDCYEQALNFEPDDPKIYSNIGNLYRDIGNLDQALRFTLKSLDLDQGASTTQMNLGSIYRDLGQTDEALTATVKAIESDADNIEAIQNLKSLGSDIKISSSNRDYARKAYEILINCNDFSHRKLCPIFIQEYLEDIQKAAHSDPIISDQNQTFHKLASDWRFRKSLTLLVPPHQVIEQFLNRLRREFLVHLKNNNVIPNNLKPLQEALATQCFLNEYVYWQSEEEQQWINDLVKKAKTSKETFNTYLPMIGCYSSIHGFTIREGDINNYPINSDESKAFIETQYNEVQKEKNIKARLSARQRTTNAVSLAVQQMYEENPYPRYQYADHTPPHFAKQLIEFISLETTISNPFFTNELSSPSSNPNILIAGCGTGNQIINASRYKDAQITAIDISSSSLAYAARKSQEYQMNNVRLQQLDILDANQLQDVYDVIECSGVLHHMEDPAKGLAALNSMLKPGGYIKIGLYSKLARQKVSAARDLIQKLGIQSTPEGIRDFRKQILNDDQHELKDISVLVNDFYSLSECRDLCFHVQEHQFTTKTLQKLLETENLMFCGFMLPEAIKTAYQRRFPEDSNSTSLSNWGDFEKENPSTFQSMYQFWAYKPL from the coding sequence GTGGCTGGATTTGGCGGACCGGCAGACAAAAAGGGTAATAAATCCTCAAAAAAGCCGCAGCTGAATTTCCAGAAATGGTTCAATCAAGCCATTTATTCCCACCAGACAGGTCGACTCCGAGAAGCCGAGTCGATTTACAAAAAAATGATCGCTGCAGGAACATCTGATCCTGCAGTTTTTTGCAATCTCGGAATTATATGCAAAAACAGTGGAAGAATGGAAGAAGCCCTTGACTGCTATGAACAAGCCTTAAATTTCGAGCCCGATGACCCCAAAATTTACAGCAATATCGGAAATCTATACCGAGATATTGGCAACCTTGATCAAGCACTTCGATTTACATTAAAGTCACTCGATCTTGACCAAGGAGCATCCACCACCCAGATGAATCTGGGCAGCATTTACCGAGACCTTGGACAAACAGATGAAGCCCTAACAGCCACCGTCAAGGCGATCGAGTCTGATGCAGACAACATCGAAGCGATACAGAACCTAAAAAGCCTTGGTAGTGATATTAAGATCAGCTCATCGAATCGAGATTACGCCAGAAAAGCTTATGAAATACTGATCAATTGCAATGACTTTTCGCACCGCAAACTATGCCCAATTTTCATTCAAGAATACCTTGAAGACATTCAAAAAGCCGCCCATTCAGATCCCATCATCTCAGATCAGAATCAGACCTTTCACAAGCTTGCATCAGACTGGAGATTCAGAAAATCTCTCACACTACTGGTCCCACCCCATCAAGTTATCGAGCAGTTCCTCAACCGCCTCAGGAGAGAATTTCTGGTTCACCTCAAAAACAATAATGTCATACCCAATAACTTAAAACCTCTCCAAGAAGCACTAGCAACTCAGTGCTTCCTCAACGAGTATGTGTATTGGCAATCAGAGGAGGAGCAACAATGGATCAACGATCTTGTCAAAAAAGCGAAGACAAGCAAAGAGACTTTCAATACCTACTTGCCCATGATTGGCTGCTATTCATCCATCCATGGCTTCACCATACGAGAAGGTGACATAAATAATTATCCCATCAACAGCGATGAGAGCAAAGCATTTATCGAGACTCAATACAACGAGGTGCAGAAAGAGAAAAACATCAAAGCTCGGCTCAGCGCGAGACAAAGAACCACCAATGCTGTTTCACTAGCAGTCCAGCAAATGTATGAAGAAAATCCTTACCCCAGATACCAATATGCAGACCACACGCCTCCCCATTTTGCAAAACAATTAATTGAGTTCATATCCTTAGAAACAACAATTTCAAATCCCTTCTTCACGAATGAGCTCTCATCACCCTCCTCCAACCCAAATATTCTGATCGCTGGATGCGGAACGGGAAACCAAATCATCAATGCCAGCCGCTACAAAGATGCCCAAATCACTGCCATTGACATCAGTAGCAGCAGTCTGGCCTACGCAGCCAGGAAGTCACAGGAATACCAAATGAACAATGTTCGGCTCCAGCAACTCGACATTCTGGACGCCAATCAGCTTCAGGATGTCTATGACGTGATTGAGTGCAGCGGAGTCCTGCATCACATGGAAGACCCCGCCAAGGGGCTGGCAGCACTCAACAGCATGCTCAAGCCAGGCGGCTATATCAAGATTGGCCTATACAGCAAACTTGCCAGGCAGAAAGTCTCAGCAGCACGAGACCTCATCCAAAAGCTGGGCATTCAGAGCACACCCGAAGGCATCAGAGATTTTCGAAAGCAAATATTGAATGACGATCAGCATGAACTAAAAGATATTTCAGTCCTTGTCAATGACTTCTATTCACTCTCCGAGTGCCGCGACCTTTGCTTTCACGTTCAAGAGCATCAGTTCACGACAAAGACCCTGCAAAAACTTTTAGAGACTGAAAATTTGATGTTTTGCGGATTCATGCTACCTGAAGCAATCAAGACCGCTTACCAGCGGCGTTTTCCAGAAGACAGCAATAGCACCTCACTAAGCAATTGGGGGGATTTTGAAAAGGAGAATCCGTCAACTTTTCAAAGCATGTATCAATTCTGGGCCTACAAGCCTCTATAG
- a CDS encoding alpha-D-glucose phosphate-specific phosphoglucomutase, producing MTTSAPAEPTQHQVHLDAPFTDQKPGTSGLRKSSSQFEAPHYLESFIEASFRTLPGVQGGTLVLGGDGRYGNRRAIDVILRMGAAHGLSKVVVTTGGILSTPAASNLIRQRQAIGGIILSASHNPGGPNGDFGVKVNGANGGPTPASFTDAVYECTKTLEQYTIVEAAAIPLDTPGLHSIGAMQVEVIDGVDDFVTLMQELFNFDQIRDLIRSDFPLAFDAMHAVTGPYATRLFEELLGAPAGSVRNGTPLEDFGKGHPDPNLTYAHELAELLLESDDYRFGAACDGDGDRNMILGQRCFVNPSDSLAVLTANATLAPAYSSGLAGVARSMPTSAAVDVVAKELGIDCFETPTGWKFFGNLLDAGKITLCGEESFGTGSNHVREKDGLWAVLFWLQILAERRCSVAEIMAEHWKRFGRHYYSRHDYEAVASEAAHGLYDRLEAMLPSLIGESFAGRVISEADNFSYTDPVDGSVTTGQGLRIMLDDGSRVVVRLSGTGTKGATIRIYLESYVPSSGDLNQDPQIALADMISAINDLAEIKQRTGMDAPTVIT from the coding sequence ATGACCACTTCGGCCCCTGCAGAACCGACCCAACACCAGGTGCACCTGGACGCCCCCTTCACCGACCAGAAGCCAGGAACCTCCGGCCTGCGTAAGAGCAGCAGTCAGTTCGAGGCGCCCCATTACCTGGAGAGCTTCATCGAGGCGTCATTTCGCACTCTCCCGGGCGTGCAAGGGGGAACCCTGGTGCTGGGTGGCGATGGCCGTTACGGCAACCGCCGGGCGATTGATGTGATCCTGCGCATGGGCGCCGCCCATGGCCTCAGCAAAGTGGTTGTCACCACCGGCGGCATCCTCTCCACTCCTGCCGCTTCCAACCTGATCCGGCAGCGCCAAGCCATCGGCGGGATCATCCTTTCCGCCAGCCACAACCCCGGTGGTCCCAACGGTGATTTCGGCGTGAAGGTGAATGGCGCCAACGGTGGCCCCACCCCCGCCTCCTTCACCGATGCGGTCTATGAGTGCACCAAGACCCTGGAGCAATACACGATCGTTGAGGCGGCAGCGATCCCCCTGGATACGCCCGGTCTGCACAGCATCGGCGCCATGCAGGTGGAGGTGATCGACGGCGTCGACGATTTCGTCACGCTGATGCAGGAGCTGTTCAACTTCGATCAGATCCGCGATCTGATCCGCAGCGACTTCCCGCTGGCCTTTGACGCCATGCATGCCGTCACCGGGCCCTACGCCACCCGCTTGTTCGAAGAGTTGCTGGGTGCACCAGCCGGGAGTGTGCGCAACGGCACCCCACTGGAAGACTTCGGCAAGGGTCACCCCGACCCCAACCTCACCTACGCCCACGAGCTGGCCGAACTGCTGCTCGAAAGTGACGACTACCGCTTCGGTGCCGCCTGCGACGGCGATGGCGATCGCAACATGATCCTGGGCCAGCGCTGCTTTGTGAATCCCAGCGACAGCCTTGCGGTGCTGACCGCTAACGCCACGCTGGCTCCTGCCTACTCCTCCGGCTTGGCGGGAGTCGCCCGATCCATGCCCACGAGCGCTGCCGTGGACGTGGTGGCCAAGGAACTGGGGATTGACTGCTTCGAAACGCCCACTGGCTGGAAATTCTTCGGCAACCTGCTGGACGCCGGCAAGATCACGCTCTGCGGTGAAGAGAGCTTCGGCACCGGCAGCAACCACGTCCGCGAAAAAGACGGGCTCTGGGCTGTGCTGTTCTGGCTGCAGATCCTGGCCGAACGCCGCTGCAGCGTCGCCGAGATCATGGCGGAGCACTGGAAGCGCTTCGGACGCCACTACTACTCGCGCCACGACTACGAAGCCGTCGCCAGCGAGGCCGCCCACGGTCTCTACGACCGCCTGGAGGCCATGTTGCCGAGCCTGATCGGCGAATCCTTTGCCGGACGCGTCATCAGCGAAGCGGACAACTTCAGCTACACCGACCCCGTGGATGGTTCCGTGACCACGGGCCAGGGTCTGCGCATCATGTTGGACGACGGCAGCCGCGTGGTGGTGCGTCTGTCGGGCACAGGCACCAAAGGCGCCACGATCCGGATCTACCTGGAGAGCTATGTGCCTAGCAGTGGCGACCTCAACCAGGACCCCCAGATCGCCCTCGCCGACATGATCAGCGCGATTAACGACCTGGCGGAGATCAAGCAACGCACGGGGATGGATGCCCCCACCGTGATTACTTGA
- a CDS encoding efflux RND transporter periplasmic adaptor subunit, translating to MRHPQRLLLTLAALITVSSCKSEAPKPPPPKVQAVSTQMAEFTEGVDTVSTLEASNLVELAAQSGGRILELKIRQGDEVEAGELLVVLDQVEKKAKAETARANYERYKYLTETGAASQKELDRYRTQYISAQAELDYNNLISPSAGTVADVNVKVGDVIQQGQVFTSLVQNNELEARVEVPAVFSSRLALGQPVLLSAPGSYDLLATGEVGSIDPRVNKQTQGLLVKAVFPNEDGKLRDGQRLRTRVQIKAEEELAVPFAAVTQTSGQSFVFRLGTFEELKENPGKADIETLEKGIKAGKLPADAKFALQTPVTVGELENQLYPITKGLEANQMVVTTNLLNLKHGMPVQVQPAKAN from the coding sequence GTGCGTCATCCGCAGCGACTCCTGCTCACCCTCGCCGCCCTGATCACGGTCAGTTCCTGCAAGAGCGAAGCACCGAAGCCGCCGCCGCCGAAGGTGCAGGCCGTCTCGACCCAGATGGCTGAATTCACCGAGGGTGTCGACACCGTCAGCACGTTGGAAGCCAGCAATCTTGTCGAGCTCGCCGCTCAGTCGGGAGGTCGAATCCTTGAGTTGAAGATTCGCCAGGGTGATGAAGTCGAAGCCGGTGAATTGCTGGTGGTGCTTGATCAAGTCGAGAAAAAGGCCAAAGCCGAAACCGCTAGAGCCAACTACGAGCGCTACAAATATTTGACTGAGACAGGAGCTGCATCACAGAAGGAATTGGATCGTTATCGCACCCAGTACATCTCGGCGCAGGCCGAGCTTGATTACAACAACTTGATTTCCCCTTCTGCTGGCACGGTCGCTGATGTGAACGTGAAGGTTGGCGATGTGATTCAGCAAGGCCAGGTGTTCACCAGCCTGGTGCAAAACAACGAACTCGAAGCACGGGTCGAGGTGCCCGCAGTCTTCTCCTCTCGTCTGGCCCTTGGGCAGCCGGTGCTGCTCAGTGCGCCGGGTAGTTACGACCTGCTTGCAACCGGAGAGGTGGGCTCGATCGACCCCCGGGTCAACAAGCAGACCCAGGGATTGCTGGTGAAGGCGGTCTTCCCCAATGAGGATGGAAAACTGCGGGATGGTCAACGCCTTCGCACCCGGGTTCAGATCAAGGCTGAAGAAGAACTTGCCGTTCCTTTTGCAGCCGTTACCCAGACGTCAGGCCAGAGCTTCGTGTTCCGCCTCGGCACGTTTGAGGAGCTCAAAGAGAACCCCGGTAAGGCTGATATTGAAACCCTGGAGAAGGGAATCAAGGCCGGCAAGCTGCCCGCTGACGCCAAGTTCGCCCTGCAAACACCGGTCACGGTGGGCGAATTGGAGAACCAGCTCTACCCGATCACCAAAGGCCTTGAAGCCAACCAGATGGTGGTCACCACCAATCTGCTCAACCTGAAACACGGCATGCCCGTGCAGGTGCAACCCGCCAAGGCGAACTGA